Sequence from the Flavobacteriales bacterium genome:
TAAAGCACAAAAAATGGCAGCCGTTTTAGCAGCAATACTATTACTCGGACTTGGATTCGCAGGAATCGCCATCAAGCTCATCTTAAAGAAAGACGGAAAGTTTGCGGGTACTTGTGCCAGCAACAGTCCATTCTTGAATGAGGAAGGCAAGGCCTGTTCATTGTGCGGTGCGATGCCAGATGAGCAGTGCCAGAAACCTGACACGACCGCTTAGTCAGCCTCGGATTTCCAAGTACTCACGCTCCCATCTCCTTGGGAGTAAATGAGAAT
This genomic interval carries:
- a CDS encoding membrane or secreted protein; the protein is MAAVLAAILLLGLGFAGIAIKLILKKDGKFAGTCASNSPFLNEEGKACSLCGAMPDEQCQKPDTTA